One stretch of Narcine bancroftii isolate sNarBan1 chromosome 8, sNarBan1.hap1, whole genome shotgun sequence DNA includes these proteins:
- the LOC138740750 gene encoding histone H2A translates to MTGRGKGGKARAKAKSRSSRAGLQFPVGRVHRHLRKGNYAERVGAGAPVYLAAVLEYLTAEILELAGNAARDNKKTRIIPRHLQLAVRNDEELNKLLGGVTIAQGGVLPNIQAVLLPKKTGAASK, encoded by the coding sequence ATGACTGGTCGAGGAAAAGGAGGCAAAGCTCGAGCCAAGGCTAAATCCCGCTCGTCCCGGGCCGGACTGCAGTTTCCGGTGGGCCGTGTTCACAGGCACCTGAGAAAGGGCAACTATGCCGAGCGGGTGGGCGCCGGAGCCCCGGTCTATCTGGCTGCTGTGCTGGAGTATCTGACGGCTGAAATCCTCGAGCTGGCCGGCAACGCGGCCCGGGATAACAAGAAGACGCGCATCATCCCCAGACATCTTCAGCTGGCCGTTCGCAACGACGAGGAGCTCAACAAGCTGCTGGGAGGGGTGACCATTGCCCAGGGCGGGGTGTTGCCGAATATCCAGGCCGTGCTGTTACCCAAGAAAACCGGCGCAGCCAGCAAATAA